One region of Salvia miltiorrhiza cultivar Shanhuang (shh) chromosome 3, IMPLAD_Smil_shh, whole genome shotgun sequence genomic DNA includes:
- the LOC131017319 gene encoding uncharacterized protein LOC131017319 isoform X1: MNGLSRLNSANHLSAAAAAVYPKRLLRTSIGHSSPAATAGISDTRNSYVRKRGKKLKELSRSVVMLTCDSSVDGGVCNVYLVGSNHASPKSWEEVRATVRFLKPEVVFLEFCSNREHILRREKIKVPTIMEMVEMWKKNNKLSWILYRWYFAKRVSRFEVPDDGDFLAAYDEAKKYGAKVILGDRPQDITDRRYIAKTSIWQFLTVQIEGIPMNLPNDIVEKVIYGKYDAHAVHRYNQEMAKSDPAWAEIYIHERDLYLSAKILDVARKHKSVVAVVGMGHVPGIQKNWKQPVDVQNLRHSLTTLPFKILYWMFTFHIELIMLSLL, from the exons ATGAACGGATTAAGTCGTCTCAATTCGGCCAATCACCTCTCCGCCGCAGCCGCCGCCGTATATCCGAAACGGTTGCTCAGAACAAGTATCGGTCACTCCTCTCCCGCAGCGACAGCTGGAATTAGTGACACCCGCAATAGTTATGtgagaaaaagggggaaaaagcTGAAGGAGCTCTCGAGGAGTGTGGTGATGCTCACTTGCGATTCATCTGTAGACGGTGGTGTCTGTAATGTTTATTTGGTCGGATCCAATCACGCTTCTCCG AAATCTTGGGAAGAAGTTAGGGCAACGGTGCGATTCTTGAAACCAGAG GTTGTTTTCCTAGAATTTTGCTCTAATCGCGAACATATTCTTAGGCGTGAAAAAATTAAG GTTCCGACCATAATGGAAATGGTggaaatgtggaaaaaaaataataaactttCTTGGATTCTTTACAGGTGGTATTTTGCTAAG CGTGTGAGTCGATTTGAAGTTCCAGATGATGGAGATTTTCTGGCAGCATATGATGAAGCCAAGAAATATGGTGCCAAGGTTATACTGGGCGATCGACCACAAGAT aTTACAGATCGGAGGTATATTGCCAAGACGTCTATTTGGCAATTTCTCACCGTTCAAATTGAAGGAATTCCCATGAATTTGCCAAATGATATTGTGGAGAAG GTGATATACGGAAAGTATGATGCTCATGCGGTCCATCGATATAATCAAGAGATGGCCAAGAGCGATCCTGCTTGGGCAGAAATATATATCCATGAGCGTGACCT ATATCTGTCGGCCAAGATACTAGATGTTGCCCGTAAGCATAAATCAGTGGTAGCCGTCGTGGGAATGGGCCATGTACCAGGAATCCAGAAGAACTGGAAACAACCTGTTGACGTACAAAATCTACGCCATTCATTGACTACTTTGCCCTTCAAAATTCTCTACTGGATGTTCACTTTCCACATAGAATTAATCATGCTTTCTTTACTTTAA
- the LOC131017319 gene encoding uncharacterized protein LOC131017319 isoform X2 yields the protein MNGLSRLNSANHLSAAAAAVYPKRLLRTSIGHSSPAATAGISDTRNSYVRKRGKKLKELSRSVVMLTCDSSVDGGVCNVYLVGSNHASPKSWEEVRATVRFLKPEVVFLEFCSNREHILRREKIKVPTIMEMVEMWKKNNKLSWILYRWYFAKRVSRFEVPDDGDFLAAYDEAKKYGAKVILGDRPQDITDRRYIAKTSIWQFLTVQIEGIPMNLPNDIVEKVIYGKYDAHAVHRYNQEMAKSDPAWAEIYIHERDLYLSAKILDVARKHKSVVAVVGMGHVPGIQKNWKQPVDVEQLLTIPN from the exons ATGAACGGATTAAGTCGTCTCAATTCGGCCAATCACCTCTCCGCCGCAGCCGCCGCCGTATATCCGAAACGGTTGCTCAGAACAAGTATCGGTCACTCCTCTCCCGCAGCGACAGCTGGAATTAGTGACACCCGCAATAGTTATGtgagaaaaagggggaaaaagcTGAAGGAGCTCTCGAGGAGTGTGGTGATGCTCACTTGCGATTCATCTGTAGACGGTGGTGTCTGTAATGTTTATTTGGTCGGATCCAATCACGCTTCTCCG AAATCTTGGGAAGAAGTTAGGGCAACGGTGCGATTCTTGAAACCAGAG GTTGTTTTCCTAGAATTTTGCTCTAATCGCGAACATATTCTTAGGCGTGAAAAAATTAAG GTTCCGACCATAATGGAAATGGTggaaatgtggaaaaaaaataataaactttCTTGGATTCTTTACAGGTGGTATTTTGCTAAG CGTGTGAGTCGATTTGAAGTTCCAGATGATGGAGATTTTCTGGCAGCATATGATGAAGCCAAGAAATATGGTGCCAAGGTTATACTGGGCGATCGACCACAAGAT aTTACAGATCGGAGGTATATTGCCAAGACGTCTATTTGGCAATTTCTCACCGTTCAAATTGAAGGAATTCCCATGAATTTGCCAAATGATATTGTGGAGAAG GTGATATACGGAAAGTATGATGCTCATGCGGTCCATCGATATAATCAAGAGATGGCCAAGAGCGATCCTGCTTGGGCAGAAATATATATCCATGAGCGTGACCT ATATCTGTCGGCCAAGATACTAGATGTTGCCCGTAAGCATAAATCAGTGGTAGCCGTCGTGGGAATGGGCCATGTACCAGGAATCCAGAAGAACTGGAAACAACCTGTTGAC GTGGAGCAACTTCTTACCATACCAAATTAA